One Pelobates fuscus isolate aPelFus1 chromosome 8, aPelFus1.pri, whole genome shotgun sequence genomic window carries:
- the KLHL23 gene encoding kelch-like protein 23 isoform X1, whose product MKHCSGLNSYIPYLITLTLHHPRRRAQCITGMTLKDQGDYCFIYNDPTHHVDFLESFRMFYKQGLFTDVTLVSSTGETFRCHKAALAACSLYFKVMFTADMKEKSNGRIKLTGVDHTILEALLNYTYTSQIKITEKNVQCLLQAADQLHFVSVKDACEQFLVRHLDIGNCLGMHLFAEFHVCPHLEKESRRIIVSSFEDVCTQDEFVETSLEKLVYIYSQECLNVPKEQTLLKSIARWIGYDPKKRVGYIYELLKCLKIKVDDNYLRSALELHKKHLLNESKIQSLLCYCLRSQNQEASKRSTASMFVIGGYYWHPLSEVHVWDPVSNNWIQGADMPDHARESYSATTLGPHIYITGGYRTDNIEALDTVWIYNVESDDWTKGCPMLRARYYHCSVTLGGCVYALGGYRKGAPSQEAEVYDPLKKMWFPIANMIKGVGNATACVLHDVIYVSGGHYGYRGSCTYDKIQSFRLDLNEWSILTVCPHPEYGLCSVALENKLYLVGGQTTTTDCYDLENNVWTEMSPTIDRRMECGAVIINGLIYITGGYSYSKGTYLQSIEKYNTELNKWELVGNLPGPMRSHGCVCVYNV is encoded by the exons ATGAAACATTGCTCAGGATTGAATAGCTACATTCCCTATCTGATCACATTAACACTTCATCACCCGCGGAGGAGAGCTCAGTGCATAACAG GAATGACACTAAAGGATCAAGGAGATTACTGTTTTATCTATAATGACCCAACACACCATGTGGACTTCCTGGAATCCTTCAGAATGTTTTACAAACAGGGCCTGTTCACTGATGTCACTTTAGTGAGTTCCACCGGGGAGACATTTCGGTGCCACAAAGCGGCCCTGGCCGCCTGTAGCCTTTATTTTAAAGTGATGTTCACAGCAGATATGAAGGAGAAGTCTAATGGCCGGATAAAGCTTACTGGTGTTGACCACACCATCCTTGAGGCACTACTGAACTACACCTACACTTCACAGATCAAAATCACTGAGAAGAATGTCCAGTGTCTTCTTCAAGCTGCTGACCAACTCCACTTTGTTTCAGTAAAAGACGCTTGTGAACAGTTCTTAGTGAGGCATCTTGACATTGGCAACTGTTTGGGGATGCATTTGTTTGCAGAATTCCATGTTTGTCCCCATTTAGAAAAGGAGTCTAGAAGGATCATTGTTTCCAGTTTTGAGGATGTATGTACACAAGATGAATTCGTGGAGACCAGCCTTGAGAAATTGGTCTATATCTACTCGCAAGAGTGCCTCAATGTCCCAAAAGAGCAGACCCTTCTCAAGTCAATAGCTAGGTGGATTGGCTACGACCCTAAAAAACGTGTTGGCTACATTTATGAACTACTGAAATGCCTTAAAATAAAGGTGGATGATAACTATTTGAGGTCAGCTTTGGAACTGCACAAAAAGCACTTGCTGAATGAAAGTAAGATACAGTCTTTGCTCTGTTACTGTTTAAGATCTCAAAATCAAGAAGCTTCCAAGAGGTCAACTGCAAGCATGTTTGTGATTGGAGGATATTATTGGCATCCATTATCAGAAGTGCATGTATGGGATCCAGTAAGTAACAACTGGATTCAGGGAGCAGATATGCCAGATCATGCTAGAGAAAGTTACAGTGCCACAACCCTAGGGCCACATATTTATATAACTGGTGGATACCGGACAGACAACATTGAAGCTCTTGACACTGTATGGATATACAATGTGGAATCAGATGACTGGACAAAAGGTTGCCCCATGCTCCGAGCAAGGTATTACCACTGTTCAGTTACATTAGGTGGCTGTGTATATGCCTTGGGAGGTTACAGGAAGGGGGCCCCTTCACAGGAAGCAGAGGTTTATGATCCGCTAAAGAAGATGTGGTTTCCAATTGCTAACATGATTAAAG GTGTTGGAAATGCGACGGCTTGCGTTCTGCATGATGTCATTTACGTGAGCGGTGGACATTACGGTTACAGAGGAAGCTGCACGTATGATAAAATTCAGAGTTTTCGTTTGGATTTAAATGAATGGAGCATTTTAACTGTCTGTCCACATCCAG AGTATGGATTATGTTCCGTTGCGCTAGAGAACAAGCTTTACCTAGTTGGAGGACAGACGACTACTACCGACTGCTATGATCTGGAGAACAACGTATGGACAGAAATGTCACCGACAATAGATCGTAGAATGGAGTGTGGAGCAGTGATTATAAATGGATTAATCTATATCACAGGAGGCTATTCCTATTCTAAAGGCACCTACCTGCAGAGCATTGAGAAGTACAATACAGAACTGAACAAGTGGGAACTGGTGGGAAACCTTCCTGGCCCCATGCGGTCAcatggctgtgtatgtgtttataatgtgtag
- the KLHL23 gene encoding kelch-like protein 23 isoform X3: MKHCSGLNSYIPYLITLTLHHPRRRAQCITGMTLKDQGDYCFIYNDPTHHVDFLESFRMFYKQGLFTDVTLVSSTGETFRCHKAALAACSLYFKVMFTADMKEKSNGRIKLTGVDHTILEALLNYTYTSQIKITEKNVQCLLQAADQLHFVSVKDACEQFLVRHLDIGNCLGMHLFAEFHVCPHLEKESRRIIVSSFEDVCTQDEFVETSLEKLVYIYSQECLNVPKEQTLLKSIARWIGYDPKKRVGYIYELLKCLKIKVDDNYLRSALELHKKHLLNESKIQSLLCYCLRSQNQEASKRSTASMFVIGGYYWHPLSEVHVWDPVSNNWIQGADMPDHARESYSATTLGPHIYITGGYRTDNIEALDTVWIYNVESDDWTKGCPMLRARYYHCSVTLGGCVYALGGYRKGAPSQEAEVYDPLKKMWFPIANMIKEYGLCSVALENKLYLVGGQTTTTDCYDLENNVWTEMSPTIDRRMECGAVIINGLIYITGGYSYSKGTYLQSIEKYNTELNKWELVGNLPGPMRSHGCVCVYNV, encoded by the exons ATGAAACATTGCTCAGGATTGAATAGCTACATTCCCTATCTGATCACATTAACACTTCATCACCCGCGGAGGAGAGCTCAGTGCATAACAG GAATGACACTAAAGGATCAAGGAGATTACTGTTTTATCTATAATGACCCAACACACCATGTGGACTTCCTGGAATCCTTCAGAATGTTTTACAAACAGGGCCTGTTCACTGATGTCACTTTAGTGAGTTCCACCGGGGAGACATTTCGGTGCCACAAAGCGGCCCTGGCCGCCTGTAGCCTTTATTTTAAAGTGATGTTCACAGCAGATATGAAGGAGAAGTCTAATGGCCGGATAAAGCTTACTGGTGTTGACCACACCATCCTTGAGGCACTACTGAACTACACCTACACTTCACAGATCAAAATCACTGAGAAGAATGTCCAGTGTCTTCTTCAAGCTGCTGACCAACTCCACTTTGTTTCAGTAAAAGACGCTTGTGAACAGTTCTTAGTGAGGCATCTTGACATTGGCAACTGTTTGGGGATGCATTTGTTTGCAGAATTCCATGTTTGTCCCCATTTAGAAAAGGAGTCTAGAAGGATCATTGTTTCCAGTTTTGAGGATGTATGTACACAAGATGAATTCGTGGAGACCAGCCTTGAGAAATTGGTCTATATCTACTCGCAAGAGTGCCTCAATGTCCCAAAAGAGCAGACCCTTCTCAAGTCAATAGCTAGGTGGATTGGCTACGACCCTAAAAAACGTGTTGGCTACATTTATGAACTACTGAAATGCCTTAAAATAAAGGTGGATGATAACTATTTGAGGTCAGCTTTGGAACTGCACAAAAAGCACTTGCTGAATGAAAGTAAGATACAGTCTTTGCTCTGTTACTGTTTAAGATCTCAAAATCAAGAAGCTTCCAAGAGGTCAACTGCAAGCATGTTTGTGATTGGAGGATATTATTGGCATCCATTATCAGAAGTGCATGTATGGGATCCAGTAAGTAACAACTGGATTCAGGGAGCAGATATGCCAGATCATGCTAGAGAAAGTTACAGTGCCACAACCCTAGGGCCACATATTTATATAACTGGTGGATACCGGACAGACAACATTGAAGCTCTTGACACTGTATGGATATACAATGTGGAATCAGATGACTGGACAAAAGGTTGCCCCATGCTCCGAGCAAGGTATTACCACTGTTCAGTTACATTAGGTGGCTGTGTATATGCCTTGGGAGGTTACAGGAAGGGGGCCCCTTCACAGGAAGCAGAGGTTTATGATCCGCTAAAGAAGATGTGGTTTCCAATTGCTAACATGATTAAAG AGTATGGATTATGTTCCGTTGCGCTAGAGAACAAGCTTTACCTAGTTGGAGGACAGACGACTACTACCGACTGCTATGATCTGGAGAACAACGTATGGACAGAAATGTCACCGACAATAGATCGTAGAATGGAGTGTGGAGCAGTGATTATAAATGGATTAATCTATATCACAGGAGGCTATTCCTATTCTAAAGGCACCTACCTGCAGAGCATTGAGAAGTACAATACAGAACTGAACAAGTGGGAACTGGTGGGAAACCTTCCTGGCCCCATGCGGTCAcatggctgtgtatgtgtttataatgtgtag
- the KLHL23 gene encoding kelch-like protein 23 isoform X2: protein MTLKDQGDYCFIYNDPTHHVDFLESFRMFYKQGLFTDVTLVSSTGETFRCHKAALAACSLYFKVMFTADMKEKSNGRIKLTGVDHTILEALLNYTYTSQIKITEKNVQCLLQAADQLHFVSVKDACEQFLVRHLDIGNCLGMHLFAEFHVCPHLEKESRRIIVSSFEDVCTQDEFVETSLEKLVYIYSQECLNVPKEQTLLKSIARWIGYDPKKRVGYIYELLKCLKIKVDDNYLRSALELHKKHLLNESKIQSLLCYCLRSQNQEASKRSTASMFVIGGYYWHPLSEVHVWDPVSNNWIQGADMPDHARESYSATTLGPHIYITGGYRTDNIEALDTVWIYNVESDDWTKGCPMLRARYYHCSVTLGGCVYALGGYRKGAPSQEAEVYDPLKKMWFPIANMIKGVGNATACVLHDVIYVSGGHYGYRGSCTYDKIQSFRLDLNEWSILTVCPHPEYGLCSVALENKLYLVGGQTTTTDCYDLENNVWTEMSPTIDRRMECGAVIINGLIYITGGYSYSKGTYLQSIEKYNTELNKWELVGNLPGPMRSHGCVCVYNV from the exons ATGACACTAAAGGATCAAGGAGATTACTGTTTTATCTATAATGACCCAACACACCATGTGGACTTCCTGGAATCCTTCAGAATGTTTTACAAACAGGGCCTGTTCACTGATGTCACTTTAGTGAGTTCCACCGGGGAGACATTTCGGTGCCACAAAGCGGCCCTGGCCGCCTGTAGCCTTTATTTTAAAGTGATGTTCACAGCAGATATGAAGGAGAAGTCTAATGGCCGGATAAAGCTTACTGGTGTTGACCACACCATCCTTGAGGCACTACTGAACTACACCTACACTTCACAGATCAAAATCACTGAGAAGAATGTCCAGTGTCTTCTTCAAGCTGCTGACCAACTCCACTTTGTTTCAGTAAAAGACGCTTGTGAACAGTTCTTAGTGAGGCATCTTGACATTGGCAACTGTTTGGGGATGCATTTGTTTGCAGAATTCCATGTTTGTCCCCATTTAGAAAAGGAGTCTAGAAGGATCATTGTTTCCAGTTTTGAGGATGTATGTACACAAGATGAATTCGTGGAGACCAGCCTTGAGAAATTGGTCTATATCTACTCGCAAGAGTGCCTCAATGTCCCAAAAGAGCAGACCCTTCTCAAGTCAATAGCTAGGTGGATTGGCTACGACCCTAAAAAACGTGTTGGCTACATTTATGAACTACTGAAATGCCTTAAAATAAAGGTGGATGATAACTATTTGAGGTCAGCTTTGGAACTGCACAAAAAGCACTTGCTGAATGAAAGTAAGATACAGTCTTTGCTCTGTTACTGTTTAAGATCTCAAAATCAAGAAGCTTCCAAGAGGTCAACTGCAAGCATGTTTGTGATTGGAGGATATTATTGGCATCCATTATCAGAAGTGCATGTATGGGATCCAGTAAGTAACAACTGGATTCAGGGAGCAGATATGCCAGATCATGCTAGAGAAAGTTACAGTGCCACAACCCTAGGGCCACATATTTATATAACTGGTGGATACCGGACAGACAACATTGAAGCTCTTGACACTGTATGGATATACAATGTGGAATCAGATGACTGGACAAAAGGTTGCCCCATGCTCCGAGCAAGGTATTACCACTGTTCAGTTACATTAGGTGGCTGTGTATATGCCTTGGGAGGTTACAGGAAGGGGGCCCCTTCACAGGAAGCAGAGGTTTATGATCCGCTAAAGAAGATGTGGTTTCCAATTGCTAACATGATTAAAG GTGTTGGAAATGCGACGGCTTGCGTTCTGCATGATGTCATTTACGTGAGCGGTGGACATTACGGTTACAGAGGAAGCTGCACGTATGATAAAATTCAGAGTTTTCGTTTGGATTTAAATGAATGGAGCATTTTAACTGTCTGTCCACATCCAG AGTATGGATTATGTTCCGTTGCGCTAGAGAACAAGCTTTACCTAGTTGGAGGACAGACGACTACTACCGACTGCTATGATCTGGAGAACAACGTATGGACAGAAATGTCACCGACAATAGATCGTAGAATGGAGTGTGGAGCAGTGATTATAAATGGATTAATCTATATCACAGGAGGCTATTCCTATTCTAAAGGCACCTACCTGCAGAGCATTGAGAAGTACAATACAGAACTGAACAAGTGGGAACTGGTGGGAAACCTTCCTGGCCCCATGCGGTCAcatggctgtgtatgtgtttataatgtgtag